From a single Arthrobacter sp. SLBN-112 genomic region:
- a CDS encoding LacI family DNA-binding transcriptional regulator has translation MVAARAGVSVATVSLVANGKTAGRVSEDNISRVREAIAELGYVVDGIGSSLAKGVSSIVILVAPDISNPFFAKVIGGVREALGPSYQLLLSVTDSGEFPKADDVRKLMSLRPAGLLVDAPNAGFLADLSIAGPLVLLDAPGLESAAPAVNLDVAQGARALAAHLADGGHRRVAYLDSVTGTETFAIRREAFLAEAAARGMTVDPEHIPATTIDVGEAAAAFAAAWPDWQREGVTAVVCATDTHAYGVLQEARVEGVRIPAELAVAGFDDLPYSATSSPGLTSVHLPAALLGLKAGEQLRHLMEGQPLEQEELILESSLVVRGSTSAAST, from the coding sequence ATGGTTGCGGCACGGGCCGGCGTCTCCGTGGCCACGGTGTCACTCGTGGCCAACGGCAAGACGGCGGGCCGGGTCTCCGAGGACAACATTTCCCGGGTGCGGGAGGCCATCGCCGAGCTGGGGTACGTGGTGGACGGCATCGGCAGCTCGCTGGCCAAGGGCGTCAGCTCCATTGTGATCCTGGTGGCGCCGGACATCTCCAACCCGTTCTTCGCCAAGGTGATCGGCGGGGTGCGGGAGGCCTTGGGCCCCAGCTACCAGCTGCTGCTCTCCGTCACGGATTCGGGCGAGTTCCCCAAGGCCGACGACGTGCGGAAGCTGATGTCCCTGCGCCCGGCGGGGCTTCTGGTTGACGCACCCAACGCCGGCTTCCTGGCCGATCTCTCCATTGCGGGCCCCCTGGTTTTGCTGGACGCCCCCGGCCTCGAATCGGCCGCCCCGGCCGTGAACCTTGACGTCGCGCAGGGCGCCCGGGCGTTGGCCGCACACCTCGCCGACGGGGGCCACCGGCGCGTGGCCTACCTGGACAGCGTCACCGGAACGGAAACCTTCGCCATCCGGCGCGAGGCGTTCCTGGCGGAAGCTGCGGCCAGGGGCATGACAGTGGACCCGGAGCATATCCCGGCCACCACCATCGACGTCGGCGAAGCGGCGGCGGCCTTTGCCGCCGCCTGGCCGGACTGGCAGCGCGAGGGGGTGACCGCCGTCGTCTGCGCCACTGACACCCATGCGTACGGTGTGCTGCAGGAGGCCCGCGTGGAAGGGGTCCGGATTCCGGCGGAGCTGGCCGTAGCCGGCTTCGATGACCTGCCCTACTCCGCCACCAGCAGCCCGGGCCTGACCAGCGTGCACCTGCCCGCAGCGCTCCTGGGCCTCAAGGCCGGCGAGCAGCTCCGGCACCTGATGGAGGGGCAGCCGCTGGAGCAGGAGGAACTCATCCTGGAGAGCTCCCTGGTGGTGCGCGGGTCCACATCGGCCGCCTCAACGTAG
- a CDS encoding amino acid ABC transporter permease, which yields MSAPAMYDVMGPRAERRVRRFTATGAVIAAGLAALALWQLGSNGLLRWEVWSILGNRDFARLMFDGAWATLQVALIAIVLSFAGGLGLALCALSESKTLYYAAKVWIEIFRGIPLLVLVFFLYLGLPAIGIVLNPFWSLILAIALYNSAVMCEILRSGVNALPRGQSEAAYALGFRKYQVLAKVVLPQAIKIMLPALVSQMVIVLKESSLGFVIGYGELLRNGRITVDYSGTIHAIPVYLTIALLYLSINILLSKIAREIQRRNSREAIA from the coding sequence ATGAGCGCCCCAGCCATGTACGACGTCATGGGCCCACGCGCCGAACGCCGCGTCCGCCGCTTCACAGCCACCGGAGCAGTCATAGCCGCAGGCTTGGCCGCCCTTGCCCTCTGGCAACTCGGCTCCAACGGCCTGTTGCGCTGGGAGGTATGGTCAATCCTGGGCAACCGCGACTTCGCCCGGCTCATGTTCGACGGCGCCTGGGCCACTCTCCAAGTCGCTTTGATCGCCATCGTCCTCTCCTTCGCCGGTGGCCTGGGGCTGGCCCTCTGCGCCCTGTCCGAATCCAAGACCCTGTACTACGCCGCCAAGGTGTGGATCGAGATCTTCCGCGGCATCCCCCTGCTGGTGCTCGTCTTCTTCCTTTACCTCGGGCTCCCCGCCATCGGCATCGTCCTGAACCCTTTCTGGTCCCTGATCCTGGCCATCGCGCTCTACAACAGCGCAGTCATGTGCGAAATCCTCCGCTCCGGAGTCAACGCCCTGCCACGTGGTCAATCCGAAGCCGCCTACGCCCTGGGATTCCGCAAATACCAGGTCCTGGCCAAAGTCGTCCTCCCTCAGGCCATCAAAATCATGCTCCCCGCACTCGTGAGCCAAATGGTCATTGTCCTCAAGGAAAGCTCCCTGGGCTTCGTCATCGGCTACGGCGAACTGCTTCGCAACGGACGCATCACAGTGGACTACTCCGGCACCATCCACGCCATCCCCGTCTACCTCACCATCGCGCTGCTGTACTTGTCCATCAACATCCTGCTCTCCAAAATCGCCCGCGAAATCCAGCGGCGCAACTCCCGAGAAGCAATCGCCTGA
- a CDS encoding RNA polymerase sigma-70 factor, whose protein sequence is MGSASAFDEHRSLLFTIAYEITGTVTDAEDVLQESYLRWSAVDSDRIGNQRAYLAKTVTRQALNSLRTSQRRREDYIGPWLPEPVVTLPDVAEDAVLADSLSFAMLVVLESLSPEERAVFVLREVFDFPYSEIAEATGKTLPAVRQLAHRAKEHVEARQPRFEVDAQRQKAVTERFIAATLGGDLQTLMDVLAPGAVLLSDGGGKASAARRPVIGADHVARFLLGIAGKPIPDMRVEMSSLNGMPAILIYSGDKVDLAVMVESSNDHVTGLYLVRNPDKLGAAATTRQVSR, encoded by the coding sequence ATGGGCTCTGCAAGCGCATTCGATGAACACCGCTCCCTGCTGTTCACTATTGCCTACGAGATCACTGGAACTGTCACGGACGCGGAGGACGTCCTTCAGGAGAGCTACTTGAGGTGGTCGGCGGTGGACAGCGACCGCATTGGAAATCAGCGGGCCTATCTGGCTAAGACGGTAACGCGCCAGGCCTTGAACTCCCTTCGGACGAGCCAGCGGCGGCGGGAAGACTACATCGGCCCTTGGCTGCCAGAGCCGGTAGTGACCCTCCCTGATGTGGCCGAAGACGCCGTTCTGGCTGACTCTTTGTCATTCGCCATGCTCGTTGTCCTTGAGAGCCTCTCCCCGGAGGAAAGGGCTGTCTTCGTCCTCCGCGAGGTGTTTGATTTCCCGTACTCCGAAATTGCGGAGGCGACCGGCAAGACCCTGCCGGCGGTGCGCCAACTGGCGCACCGGGCCAAGGAACACGTAGAAGCGAGGCAACCGCGCTTCGAAGTGGACGCTCAAAGGCAAAAAGCCGTCACAGAGCGGTTTATCGCAGCCACTCTTGGCGGCGACCTCCAGACGCTCATGGACGTACTCGCGCCCGGGGCCGTCCTCCTCTCGGACGGTGGCGGCAAGGCCTCGGCTGCCCGCAGACCCGTTATCGGTGCGGATCACGTCGCCCGCTTCCTGCTTGGTATCGCAGGCAAACCCATTCCCGACATGCGGGTCGAGATGTCGTCACTGAACGGGATGCCGGCCATCCTGATTTACAGCGGAGACAAGGTTGACCTCGCCGTCATGGTGGAGTCCAGCAACGACCACGTGACCGGCCTTTACCTTGTCCGGAACCCGGACAAACTTGGCGCCGCCGCCACCACAAGGCAGGTCAGCCGGTAA
- a CDS encoding NAD(P)/FAD-dependent oxidoreductase, producing MRSLLSGRVNIVEDSASRIDPDNRRVHFASGRTPVGYDALLYAVGSGTASPGVPDNAYGFGDPESAARLRTRLSRLDQGAVVSIVGAGLTGIELATEIAQQHPQLRVRLMSRGIIAGDLSRSGAQAVRGRLAALGVHVVENAEVQRCDDRTLTTSGGEALLSDCTVWAAGFTVPCLARDSGLRTDAQGRLLVSGSLSCLEYPEIFGAGDAVRVPDSVGRHLRMSCASALPLGDHAADSIMARLENRSPATLSVGYMIRCISLGRRYGVIQAVTADDRPRRFAVGGRLAGLAKEQICRLTLSWIRGEMRRSGSFAWPKGPLPVDVAVPLEAR from the coding sequence ATGAGGTCGCTCCTGAGCGGGCGGGTGAATATCGTGGAGGACAGTGCCTCGCGGATCGATCCGGACAACCGCCGGGTACATTTCGCAAGCGGCCGCACACCGGTGGGCTACGACGCGCTGCTCTACGCCGTGGGCAGCGGCACGGCATCCCCGGGAGTCCCGGACAACGCATACGGATTTGGCGACCCGGAGTCAGCGGCCCGGCTCCGGACCCGGTTATCGCGCTTGGACCAGGGCGCCGTCGTCAGCATCGTCGGCGCTGGCCTGACCGGGATCGAGCTGGCGACAGAAATAGCCCAGCAACATCCCCAATTGCGGGTCCGTCTCATGTCCCGCGGGATTATTGCCGGCGATCTGTCACGTTCGGGTGCGCAAGCGGTGCGAGGCCGGCTGGCAGCGTTAGGCGTCCACGTCGTGGAGAATGCTGAGGTGCAACGCTGCGATGATCGGACGCTTACAACCTCTGGCGGGGAGGCCCTCTTGTCGGATTGCACGGTCTGGGCCGCAGGATTCACGGTGCCGTGCCTGGCACGGGACAGCGGGCTCCGGACGGATGCGCAGGGCAGGCTCCTCGTCAGCGGCTCGCTGTCTTGCCTGGAGTATCCGGAAATTTTCGGGGCAGGCGATGCTGTCCGCGTTCCGGACTCAGTGGGCCGCCATCTGCGGATGAGCTGCGCGTCGGCCCTGCCGCTGGGCGACCACGCTGCAGACAGCATCATGGCACGTCTTGAGAACCGGTCACCGGCCACCCTGTCGGTGGGGTACATGATCAGGTGCATCAGTCTGGGGCGCAGGTACGGCGTGATCCAGGCCGTCACCGCTGATGACCGGCCACGGCGGTTTGCCGTTGGGGGTCGTCTTGCGGGGCTGGCAAAAGAGCAGATCTGCAGGTTGACGTTGTCGTGGATCAGGGGCGAGATGCGCAGGAGTGGTTCGTTCGCGTGGCCAAAGGGCCCCCTGCCGGTCGACGTTGCCGTGCCACTGGAAGCCCGGTAG
- a CDS encoding GTP pyrophosphokinase → MPSNWENLDEPLRESVQHNVEIYERVRPALKLVTRDVLLVLRDMLKDSEVTPLFVTGRTKTVESFKEKISRTEEPLEPGGRRLLKFPDPFRTLNDMVGIRVITKLPAENAAVANIIKRQRQLFDCRGDREKDIGSIESGTYGYSSRHLILRTIQNEAVKEYQQVFNPDLQPNGSYFFECQIRTIFAHAWSEIEHDIRFKAEDPRAWTPHFDRQFTATAAMLETVETAFADLHERYEEVRSFWDVDGEGAAPLTPNRIRDVWRTLLPHVDRKVDDDWGWAAELLAAHGMNQTMQLAGLLSANRITEVRKALDHRYSPGPDRLLDDLLLWQYGTKHIDLTAEEPDAVPHPRRDSLLRRLRQIERYRMTKQ, encoded by the coding sequence ATGCCGAGTAACTGGGAAAACCTGGACGAGCCGCTGCGTGAGTCGGTGCAGCACAACGTGGAGATCTATGAGCGCGTCCGGCCTGCCCTGAAGCTGGTTACCCGGGACGTTCTGCTGGTTCTGCGGGACATGCTCAAGGACAGCGAGGTCACGCCGCTCTTTGTCACCGGCCGCACCAAGACCGTGGAATCGTTCAAGGAAAAGATCTCCCGGACCGAGGAGCCGCTGGAGCCCGGCGGCCGCCGGCTGCTGAAGTTCCCTGACCCGTTCCGCACCCTTAATGACATGGTGGGCATCCGGGTGATCACCAAGCTGCCGGCCGAGAACGCCGCGGTGGCCAACATCATCAAGCGCCAGCGGCAGCTGTTTGACTGCCGCGGCGACCGCGAGAAGGACATCGGGTCCATCGAATCCGGCACGTATGGATATTCAAGCCGGCACCTGATCCTGCGCACCATCCAGAACGAGGCCGTCAAGGAGTACCAGCAGGTCTTCAACCCGGACCTGCAGCCCAACGGCAGCTACTTTTTCGAGTGCCAGATCCGCACTATCTTTGCCCATGCCTGGAGCGAGATCGAGCATGACATCCGGTTCAAGGCCGAGGACCCGCGGGCCTGGACCCCCCACTTCGACCGCCAGTTCACGGCCACCGCGGCCATGCTGGAAACCGTGGAGACGGCCTTCGCGGACCTGCACGAACGGTATGAGGAAGTCCGGAGCTTCTGGGATGTGGACGGCGAAGGGGCCGCACCGCTCACGCCCAACCGGATCCGGGACGTATGGCGCACGCTCCTCCCGCACGTGGACCGCAAGGTGGACGATGACTGGGGCTGGGCCGCCGAACTCCTCGCCGCGCACGGGATGAACCAGACCATGCAGCTGGCCGGCCTGCTCAGCGCCAACCGCATCACGGAAGTCCGCAAGGCCCTCGATCACCGCTACTCCCCCGGCCCGGACCGGCTCCTGGACGACCTCCTGCTCTGGCAGTACGGCACCAAGCACATCGACCTCACCGCGGAAGAGCCCGACGCCGTCCCGCACCCGCGGCGCGACAGCCTCCTGCGGCGGCTACGGCAGATCGAGCGGTACAGGATGACGAAACAGTAG